The Seriola aureovittata isolate HTS-2021-v1 ecotype China chromosome 2, ASM2101889v1, whole genome shotgun sequence genome has a segment encoding these proteins:
- the LOC130182482 gene encoding protein shisa-5-like, which produces MVSSVLSSLVCVLCVILLPAVWADYCSGYRGTDGLYHDPLQCGSQYCCGDLNKIYCCSEQENRLFQENKEGHFERLSSRPVISAIIGSIATIIIPILVCVILIICCVCPCCLLYKKCRKRRNGMQQTVITTTVVNPSQLPLTPFGYEPSHPGYQPVPALHGYGGPPIPTAPPPSYLESTYPAHSPVPYPQGQPMYPLPPPGQNYPPPSHLDELVQMPYNPSYRPNP; this is translated from the exons ATGGTTTCAAGTGTCTTATCcagtcttgtgtgtgttttgtgtgtgatcCTGCTCCCGGCTGTTTGGg cTGATTACTGTAGCGGCTATAGGGGCACGGATGGTCTCTACCATGATCCTCTCCAATGTGGCTCACAGTATTGCTGTGGAGACCTGAACAAAATATACTGCTGCAGTGAACAGGAAAACCGTTTAtttcaagaaaataaagaaggaCATTTTGAAAG GCTTAGCAGCCGCCCCGTTATTTCTGCAATTATAGGGAGCATTGCAACTATTATTATACCCATTTTGGTCTGTGTGATTCTCatcatttgctgtgtgtgtccctgctgCTTGTTATACAAGAAGTGTCGAAAAAGACGCAACGGAATGCAGCAAA CTGTGATAACCACCACTGTAGTGAACCCATCCCAGCTTCCACTCACACCCTTTGGATACGAGCCATCCCACCCAGGCTACCAGCCTGTACCTGCCCTGCATGGATATGGAGGCCCACCCATACCTACAGCACCACCACCTTCATACCTGGAATCTA cttATCCAGCTCACTCTCCAGTTCCATACCCTCAGGGGCAGCCGATgtaccccctcccccctcctggCCAGAATTATCCCCCGCCATCGCATTTAGACGAACTCGTACAGATGCCCTACAACCCCTCTTATAGGCCAAACCCCTGA